A single region of the Micropterus dolomieu isolate WLL.071019.BEF.003 ecotype Adirondacks linkage group LG18, ASM2129224v1, whole genome shotgun sequence genome encodes:
- the LOC123987317 gene encoding cytochrome P450 2K1-like isoform X2: MRMRWSQNAHTHTHTHTHLTLLTETLENMAVMESFFLLFSSTTMLLATVGILLALYVVFCSVDDQRKEPPGPRPLPVFGNLLQLNLKSAHSTLCEYGPVFTVHFGPNKAVVLAGYKTVKNALVSYADVFGDRYIPRIFNDHIQGHGILFANGESWKEMRRFALTTLRDFGMGKRVAEEKSLEECGHLIKMFEEHGEKPFDTTSPVNYATSNIISSIVYGSRFEYSDPRFTNMVKRANENIHFSGTASIHLYNMFPRLFGWIKNRQLMLKNNEITIRDVKDLIKHLKETLNPEICRGLVDCYLIRKQKEDDSFVMDTHFSEKNLIYTVTNLFAAGTDTTAATLRWSLLFMAKYPHIQDQVQKELSTVVGSRQVRLDDRKNLPYADAVIHETQRLASILPTSIPHKTSRDITFQGYFIKEGTTVFPLLTSVLHDESEWESPHTFNPSHFLNEEGKFVKRDAFMPFSAGRRVCLGESLAKMELFLFFTSLLQRFRFTPPPGVTEDDLDLTPSVGFTLTPSPHKLCAVSRQ, translated from the exons atgagaatgcgcTGGAGccaaaacgcacacacacacacacacacacacacacaccttactTTGTTAACTGAGACACTTGAAAATATGGCTGTGATGGAaagtttttttctgctgttctcCAGTACAACCATGCTGCTGGCCACTGTTGGGATTCTACTTGCCTTGTATGTAGTTTTCTGCAGCGTTGACGATCAAAGAAAGGAGCCCCCGGGACCCAGGCCGCTGCCTGTGTTTGGCAATTTACTGCAGCTGAATCTTAAGTCAGCCCACAGCACGCTGTGTGAG TATGGGCCAGTGTTCACGGTCCATTTTGGACCCAATAAAGCGGTGGTGCTGGCAGGATACAAGACAGTCAAAAATGCTCTGGTCAGCTACGCAGACGTGTTTGGAGACCGATACATCCCCCGTATATTTAATGACCATATTCAAGGTCATG GGATTCTGTTTGCAAATGGAGAATCGTGGAAAGAGATGAGACGTTTTGCCCTCACCACCCTGAGAGACTTTGGGATGGGCAAAAGAGTAGCTGAGGAGAAAAGTTTGGAGGAATGCGGCCATCTGATCAAAATGTTTGAAGAACATGGAG AGAAACCATTTGATACAACAAGTCCAGTGAATTATGCAACATCAAATATCATCTCCTCCATCGTGTATGGAAGTAGATTTGAATATAGTGACCCCAGATTCACAAACATGGTGAAAAGAGCCAAcgaaaacatacatttttctgGCACTGCATCAATCCAC CTTTACAACATGTTTCCCAGACTGTTTGGTTGGATCAAAAATCGGCAGCTGATGCTAAAAAATAATGAGATAACCATCAGAGATGTCAAAGACTTAATCAAGCATCTGAAAGAGACGTTGAACCCTGAAATATGCAGAGGGCTTGTGGACTGTTATCTGATTCGGAAACAGAAAGAAGAC GATTCTTTTGTTATGGACACTCACTTCAGTGAGAAGAACCTGATATATACGGTGACCAACCTGTTTGCAGCTGGTACTGATACCACGGCAGCTACACTGAGATGGAGTCTGTTATTTATGGCCAAATATCCACATATACAAG ACCAGGTCCAGAAGGAGTTGAGCACGGTGGTAGGAAGCCGTCAGGTCCGGTTAGATGACCGGAAAAACCTGCCGTACGCTGATGCTGTCATCCATGAGACACAGAGACTGGCCTCCATTCTCCCCACGTCTATTCCACATAAAACCAGCCGTGACATCACCTTCCAGGGCTACTTTATCAAAGAG GGGACTACTGTATTTCCTCTACTTACTTCTGTTCTGCATGACGAGAGCGAATGGGAGAGCCCACACACTTTCAACCCTTCCCACTTCCTGAATGAGGAGGGTAAATTTGTCAAGAGAGACGCCTTCATGCCCTTTTCTGCAG GACGCAGGGTCTGTCTCGGAGAAAGTCTGGCAAAGATGGAgcttttcctcttcttcaccTCCCTCCTGCAGCGCTTTCGTTTCACTCCTCCACCTGGAGTTACAGAGGACGACCTGGATCTGACGCCATCTGTGGGCTTCACCCTCACCCCGTCACCTCATAAGCTGTGTGCTGTCAGTCGCCAATGA
- the LOC123987317 gene encoding cytochrome P450 2K1-like isoform X1, with protein sequence MRMRWSQNAHTHTHTHTHLTLLTETLENMAVMESFFLLFSSTTMLLATVGILLALYVVFCSVDDQRKEPPGPRPLPVFGNLLQLNLKSAHSTLCELSKKYGPVFTVHFGPNKAVVLAGYKTVKNALVSYADVFGDRYIPRIFNDHIQGHGILFANGESWKEMRRFALTTLRDFGMGKRVAEEKSLEECGHLIKMFEEHGEKPFDTTSPVNYATSNIISSIVYGSRFEYSDPRFTNMVKRANENIHFSGTASIHLYNMFPRLFGWIKNRQLMLKNNEITIRDVKDLIKHLKETLNPEICRGLVDCYLIRKQKEDDSFVMDTHFSEKNLIYTVTNLFAAGTDTTAATLRWSLLFMAKYPHIQDQVQKELSTVVGSRQVRLDDRKNLPYADAVIHETQRLASILPTSIPHKTSRDITFQGYFIKEGTTVFPLLTSVLHDESEWESPHTFNPSHFLNEEGKFVKRDAFMPFSAGRRVCLGESLAKMELFLFFTSLLQRFRFTPPPGVTEDDLDLTPSVGFTLTPSPHKLCAVSRQ encoded by the exons atgagaatgcgcTGGAGccaaaacgcacacacacacacacacacacacacacaccttactTTGTTAACTGAGACACTTGAAAATATGGCTGTGATGGAaagtttttttctgctgttctcCAGTACAACCATGCTGCTGGCCACTGTTGGGATTCTACTTGCCTTGTATGTAGTTTTCTGCAGCGTTGACGATCAAAGAAAGGAGCCCCCGGGACCCAGGCCGCTGCCTGTGTTTGGCAATTTACTGCAGCTGAATCTTAAGTCAGCCCACAGCACGCTGTGTGAG CTCTCCAAGAAGTATGGGCCAGTGTTCACGGTCCATTTTGGACCCAATAAAGCGGTGGTGCTGGCAGGATACAAGACAGTCAAAAATGCTCTGGTCAGCTACGCAGACGTGTTTGGAGACCGATACATCCCCCGTATATTTAATGACCATATTCAAGGTCATG GGATTCTGTTTGCAAATGGAGAATCGTGGAAAGAGATGAGACGTTTTGCCCTCACCACCCTGAGAGACTTTGGGATGGGCAAAAGAGTAGCTGAGGAGAAAAGTTTGGAGGAATGCGGCCATCTGATCAAAATGTTTGAAGAACATGGAG AGAAACCATTTGATACAACAAGTCCAGTGAATTATGCAACATCAAATATCATCTCCTCCATCGTGTATGGAAGTAGATTTGAATATAGTGACCCCAGATTCACAAACATGGTGAAAAGAGCCAAcgaaaacatacatttttctgGCACTGCATCAATCCAC CTTTACAACATGTTTCCCAGACTGTTTGGTTGGATCAAAAATCGGCAGCTGATGCTAAAAAATAATGAGATAACCATCAGAGATGTCAAAGACTTAATCAAGCATCTGAAAGAGACGTTGAACCCTGAAATATGCAGAGGGCTTGTGGACTGTTATCTGATTCGGAAACAGAAAGAAGAC GATTCTTTTGTTATGGACACTCACTTCAGTGAGAAGAACCTGATATATACGGTGACCAACCTGTTTGCAGCTGGTACTGATACCACGGCAGCTACACTGAGATGGAGTCTGTTATTTATGGCCAAATATCCACATATACAAG ACCAGGTCCAGAAGGAGTTGAGCACGGTGGTAGGAAGCCGTCAGGTCCGGTTAGATGACCGGAAAAACCTGCCGTACGCTGATGCTGTCATCCATGAGACACAGAGACTGGCCTCCATTCTCCCCACGTCTATTCCACATAAAACCAGCCGTGACATCACCTTCCAGGGCTACTTTATCAAAGAG GGGACTACTGTATTTCCTCTACTTACTTCTGTTCTGCATGACGAGAGCGAATGGGAGAGCCCACACACTTTCAACCCTTCCCACTTCCTGAATGAGGAGGGTAAATTTGTCAAGAGAGACGCCTTCATGCCCTTTTCTGCAG GACGCAGGGTCTGTCTCGGAGAAAGTCTGGCAAAGATGGAgcttttcctcttcttcaccTCCCTCCTGCAGCGCTTTCGTTTCACTCCTCCACCTGGAGTTACAGAGGACGACCTGGATCTGACGCCATCTGTGGGCTTCACCCTCACCCCGTCACCTCATAAGCTGTGTGCTGTCAGTCGCCAATGA